Within Actinobaculum sp. 313, the genomic segment CTCAGTGACCAAGTCGCCCGCTTCAACAGGTACGCCTTCTGCTACACCGACGCCGAAGAAGACTCTGCCGCGCACCGGCTCAGATGTCACGGGCTTGGCAGCGGTGGCGATCAGCGCCATGCTGCTTGGAGGTAGCGCCGTCGTCGTGGCACGACGTCGCAAGTTAGCTAACTGATATATGAGAGCCTGCCGCTGAGTTCGGCAGGTGTTCGCGGTGGCCGAAGTTGATGTTTCGGCACCAACGAGTGGGGTATCACCATGGCGGTGGTACCCCACTCGCGCTGTCTGGGCGTATACCTACGTCGCCAATGCTGTTCGAGAACGACCGTGCAGGAGAGGCGGTTGCCTGGGCTCGAGGGAACGATGGCGTGCGATTAGGTTCGGCCTTCCCAATTCCGGCATGGGAAGTGGCCGCCGATCTCAGATGATGGCACGGGCGGTCGGATGGAGGCCGATGCCTCCCGGCCGTGACGGATAGTGGCAGCGAAGGTAGGGGGAGTTAAGGTGGCAGAGTTGTGAGCTCAAATGCATTGCTGCGGGTGATAAACGGCTGTTGACAGGTGGACTCACCATCATGAGTTGTATGTGTTTTACTTCACAATTCACCGCCAGTCGGCTCCTAGCGAGTCGTTTACCAGCGGTTTTGGCGCTTGACTGTGGCTGATGTGAGGACCGGCACGTCGGTTGTGAAAATGTTTTCGCAAAGGCTATCACGAGGCAACAACTCTTGTGTTACGCTCTTCTGTATCGACATTCGTGCGAATTGCTTTGAAGATCCGATTCGCTAACGAGGTATTTCCCGGAGGCACATACATGGCGACGTCTCGTCATGCGCATCAAACGATCCCACGAAGGGCAGGGGATATGGTGTACGAATCAAGCAGCCGCTCGCGCTTTGCACACTGTGTGGCAACGCTGTTCGCCGCCCTGATGGCAGTGACGACGCTGAGTAACACAGCCAATGCGGAGCAAAGCGCGCAGAGCAGCGGATCCTTGGACTCAACGGCGCTAACAGCCCTGCCCGGTGGAGCACTCCCGGCAGTTTTCGCAACGGGAGGCGAAGGGCGATTCAAGGAAGCTATTCAATGGTTGCAGTGGGCGGATTACAGCCTGTTTGATGCAAACGGGCGTCCCACGAACGATCCGGTTCAACCACCTGCGGATTCGGGCGCAGTGTGGACCAATCCTGACAATACGACGGTCCTACGCAGTTCCGGCAGTAAGACAAGCAACACTTTTGTCAATTATCGTGACATGGGTGACGCTGGGCAACTCGTCACGACCTGCACGCTTTCGAACTTGCAGCAACTGGATGAAAAAAGCGGTGAACTAGTTGCGACCATTCCCGGAACATGGGCAGGTGACGCACTTGACGATATATACAACATCGGTGGAGCCGGCTATTTCAACGGGGAGATCAGATACCCGACCAACTATGTCAACCCGAACACCATGGTGACCGGTCTTGCTAATGGTTATGCCTATAAGGGTGAACAGGGTCTAGGGCACGACGCGAAAGTCAGCTTCGACCTCTCATGTGAGGCGCGGTTGGATGCTCCCGACGGGATCTCACAGGAGGTGTCACTGGCAGGCTTGGTTTTCGCGGACGCTGAAGCCTCCAGTATGAGTTATGGCGATCCCCTTTCCGGGAAGCCGTATCGGGATGAATGGGTGCAGGCGGCGGTTAATGGCAATGTCACATGGCGTGTTCTCGACACCTATAAGAGTGGTGCCAACGGCGCGGACTGCCCTGTGACGACCGTTGCAGCCATGGATTCTCCGCGCTCATTGCGCTTCGAGACGACCGGTCTTGGTGCCGTAACCGAGGGTCGGGAGTGCGTTTATAACACGTACAACGGTGTTGCCGGTCGATACTCGGTTCCGCTGGGAAACGGCGGACCTGACGCGGTCGTATTTATGGAAGGTGCCACTAGAGCCACCATCACACTGCAGGGTGGCGGCTATAGTGCAGTAGCACTCGGGTTCATCATCGCTGCCGATTTCGGAGATGCGCCAGAGTCCTACGGCAAGGCGTCGGCGCTGTTCCAGCCCACATGGACCGGTGGCGCGGTGAGCAGAAACGGCCAAGATCTCTTTGCGCTGGGTAAGGCGAGTATGGGCGCATCTCAGACTCGGCTCGGTGCCAATATCGACGCTGAGGGGTATCACCAGCACAGCGATGACGCCCTCGGTGATGACGCGAATGGCGATCCAGATGACGAGGACGGAGTCGTACTGCCTGTGCACGGGATTCGCGTGCGGCCAGGGCAGTCGTTCCAGCAGTCCGTATCCTGTACCGGACCGGGCAAGGTTGCGGGATGGATCGACTGGAATCACAACGGGATCTTCGACGACGGCGAGAAGTCGAACGAAGTTATGTGCCACGCCTCGCGAGTGAATTTGCTGTGGACGGTTCCTAACGACGTCGTGCGCAGCGTTGACGGCGAATCCGGCAGTCAAGGCGATACATACATGCGTGTGCGTATATCGAATGACTCTGCAGCCTTGCGGCCTACCGGTAACACAACGACCGGTGAGGTTGAGGACTACAAAGTTGCAGTGCGGGTGCCCACTCTGCAGTTGATCAAGCAGGTTGACAACACCTACACGGGAAGCGAATCCACGGCGCTGTCTGCAACGGACTGGACTCTGACGGGCAATTCGGGCGCGTGGAGTGTTTCCGGTGCGGGAACCACCGGCGATCCGTCTGTTGTCCAGCCAGGGGTGTATACCCTCAGTGAGAATGCGTCAAGTCCACAGGCTGCTGGTTACGAGGCAGGCGAATGGGCCTGTACCGCGACAGATGGGACGCAGGGAGAGAATTACACCTCGTGGATTCAAGCATCGCGGCCCGGGGTAGCAACTCTCTATCTGCGGAGCCAAGACCGTGTCACATGCACCATTGTGAATGTTGCACGGCCTGGCAGTTTGGTTTGGAAGAAGTACGCGGCCGACGGCGAGACGCAACTGGGCGGTTCGGAGTGGACACTGACCGGTCCCGGTGTTCCCAATAGCACAACGGTTACGGACTGTGTGGCCGACTCTGCTGACAGTTGCCCTTCCGGAGATTATGTCGATACCGATCCGGCTGCCGGTGCCTTCAAGATTGCGAACCTGCACTGGGGTACCTACTCGATCAAAGAAACCGAGGCTCCTGCGGGCTACCAGCCGACGTCGGAAACCTTCACGTTCCCAACCATCTCCGGCAGTCAACTTGAGGTGACTCTCGTAGATTCGTCGAGCGATGCCATTGCGAACGGAGGCGTAGTCAACACGCCTCTGACAGGAACCGTGAAGTGGTCGAAAACGGACACGCACGGCAACTTGCTCAGCGGTTCCGAATGGACACTCACTGGTCCGGACGTTCCGGCTAACACGACAGTCGTCGATTGCGTTGCCGACACCGCTGAGCAATGCCCGACAGGTCCTTACACCGACCGTGATCCACGCGCCGGAGTCTTCTTCTTAGAAGATTTGGCGTGGAGCTCGGACTCCTATTCTCTTGTGGAGAAGACGGCACCAGCCGGATATCGGTTGGATGCCGCGCCCCATGAGTTCATGATCGCTACCGATGCGCTGGACTACGAATTCAGCGAAGCGTTTACGAACAAACCGGGTAAAGTTCCCGGGTTGCCGCTGACGGGCGGAATGAGTACTGACTCGTTCCTCATTGGAGGCATCGCCCTTTTGCTGGTCGCGTTTGGTGGCGCCGTCCTGCGCCGAAAGAGGGGAGGGGTGGCTTTCGAGGGGTAATCCCGCAGATCCGGTCACGACTACATAGACATCGGGTCAACACACACAACATCCCTTCCATTCATGGCTGGGCACTAATGAAAGGAATCAGAATACGATGAGCGCACACACTCATCTTGTCGGCAAGCGCGGAAGCGCGGTCGTCGGCGCCCTGGCGCTCGGCATGGTCGGCATTGTCGGAGGCACGTCGGCTGTTGCCGATGAGCTGTCGTACGGCAATATCGATCAGAACGCCAAGGGCTCCATCATTGTTCACAAGCACCTCAATGGTGATGGAACGCTGGGTACTCCCGATGGTTCCGGCACCGAGGGCGATAAGCCCGTCGAAGGCGTGACGTTTGCCGCCTACCCGATCACGAGCCTGGACCTTTCCAAGGCATCTGATTGGGAGACCCTCTCCAACCTCACGGTGCCGGATAACGCCTGTGCAAATCCGACATCACCGACGTTGGACAGCCAGACGCTGGACGCCGCTGCAGGTAGCGCAACCACGATCAGTGACGGTTCCGCCACCATTGGCAATTTGAAGGTGGCGGCCTACCTCGTCTGCGAGACGGATGCGCCGGCCAATATCGTGCAAAAGGCGAAGCCGTTCGTTGTCACCATCCCTTACCCAAATACTGCCGATGGCGAAGAGGGTAACTGGCTGTACAACGTGAACGTTTACCCGAAGAATGAGGAAATCTCGATCAGTAAGACTGTCGAGAACCAGTCCGATTACGGCTACGGCCTCGGTTCGGTTGTCTCCTTCCCGGTGACGACCACCATCCCGACTCTGGATGAGACCGCGTACTTCAAGTACTTCCAGATCAAGGATGCGATGGATGAGCGTTTCGGTGAGGTCGAAGTGAGCTCGGTTACCCTGGGTACGACCCCTCTCGCCGAGGGCACTGACTACACGGTCAACGCTAACGGCAACAGCTTGACTGTGGCCTTCACCAAGGAAGGTCTGATCAAACTGAAGAACAACGCCTCCGCCGAGCTCAAGGTCGTCTTCCAGGGCAAGATCACCTCGGTTGGTGACGGTAACATCAAGAACAAGGCGCAGTTGCTCACGGATACCGAGTACTCCACGACTCCTCCGCCGGACGATCCGGACGATCCGGAGGAGCCGGAGAACCCGCCGACAACCCCGGAGGTTGTTACGCACTGGGGCGACGTCAAAGTACGCAAGGTTGACGCTGACAACACCGACAAGGGTCTGGCCGGCGCCACCTTCCAGGTGTACGCCGCCGAAGACCCCTACGCCAGTAACTGCTCGAGTGCCGTGAAGACTGGCAGCCCGCTGTCCGTGAACGGAACCGACACCTTCACTTCGGATTCCAATGGTGTGGTGGAGATCGCAGGTCTGTACGTCTCCGATTCGGAGAATGATCCGAAGGACGCCACGCAGCGTTGCTACGTGCTCGTTGAGACCGCGGCTCCTGCCGGTTTCGTCGTTCCTTCGAATAACGAGACACCGCTGACGGTTAAGATCGGCCAGACCGCTACCGGAAGCTGGGATGCCACGATTGCTAACAGCAAGCAGACCGTTCCGGGACTGCCGCTGACCGGTGCGCAGGGTAAGCTTCTCATGACCCTGGGAGGCATTGTTCTGTTGCTCGTTGCGGGTGGTTCCGTGATGGTGGTTCGTTCGCGTCGTCAGAAGGCGGCTGAACAGTCGGAGTGATTCACCTCGGCTGAGCTCGCGCCGACGGTGAAGGCGCAGTAACACCGGTGTGGCGGGAGGATATATGCCCTCCCGCCACGCGTGTTGTAGGGGTGCCGCGGCGCTGAGGGTCGCGGTGAAGTCTACTGCAGGTGGTGGAACTATTGCTTCGGGGAGAGGGACTTGTAATGAGAATGTGGAAGCCCGGTCGGCATCGCTCGCGGGCCGCCGAAAAGCCGACGGTAGACGAGCTGACGATAGAAGACCCGACAGTAGACGAACCGACGGCGCCAGAGTCGGTGACAGGCGAGTCTGGGGTAGCCGAGACGATAGGGGAGGACTCCGCAGCAGTGGAAGAGGCTGACCAAGAGCTTCTCGGTGCATCGCACGTATCGGCACCGCCGACAGCTGAGGCTGAGGGGTCCCGGGAACACGAGTCCAATTCCGTCGTCGGAACCAGACTTGAGAGCGAGCCCGGATCTGGCCGCAAAGCGATACCAGGCAGCGATGCGGAGCGGGAAACACGGGCCACGGCCAAGCGTGGCCCGTGGAAGTTCTCCTGGCTTTCACTTGTGCCTGCGCTGATTGCATTGCTCGGCATGCTTGTCCTCGCTTATCCGACCGCCGCGAGCTGGATCGCGCAATACAACCAGTCAAAGGTCATCAGCAAGTATTCCGACAGCGTGAATTCCGCCGACCCATCTGCGCAGGAACAATTGCGTCTCGCGTATGAGTACAACGACGCCCTACGTGCCGGTGCGATCCTTGAAGCGAATTCCAATGTTCCAACGGGCAGCGGGTCGAGCGAGAACGAGTCGCTGGACTACAACTCGATGCTCCGTGCCAATTCGACCGGGCTTATGGCGCGTCTGCGGATTTCGGCCATTGATCTTGACCTTCCCGTGTATCACGGCACCTCTGATCAGACGCTTTTGAAGGGCGTGGGACATCTGGAGGGAACCTCGCTACCCGTGGGTGGTGAGAGCACTCGATCAGTACTCACCGGGCACCGCGGCCTGGCACAGGCTACGATGTTCACCAACCTGGACAGGTTGAAGGTGGGCGATACCTTCACCATCGAAATCTTCGATGAAGTCCTGACCTACCGCATCTACGACAAGAAGGTCGTGGAGCCCACGGAGACGGAGGCCCTGCGGGTCGAGGAAGGACGCGATCTCGTCACTCTCGTGACCTGCACGCCTCTGGGCATCAACACGCATCGTATTCTCGTGACGGGAGAGCGGGTCTACCCCACACCGCAGGAGGATCTGGATGCTGCGGGTAAGACCCCTGAAATACCACGGTTTCCGTGGTGGGCGGTGGCATTGCTCGTCGGATTCGTCCTAATTGGCGTGTATATCTGGCGTTCCGGCTATCCCGCCAAGCCCCGCAAGAAGAAGCACGTTGGCGATGCCAGCTCCACGGAACATGCTCAGCAGAAAGGCGAGAAGAACGGGAGGCTACAAGAAGGTGACGCCTCGCGCTCGGATAGTGAGGAGTCGGGTCCCGATAGCAAGGAGTCAGCTCCCGATAGCAAGCAGTCGGGCCCGGACCGAGACGGTGAACTGGCCGCCCAAGAAGCCGGTCCGCCAGGCCGGGATGGCCAATGATAACGCCCGGTGTGACCATCAACCCGCACACGGTAACTTCACTCGTCTGCGCCTAGGAAGCGTTTAGAATCGAACCCATGAAGTCTCACGCGCCCATGGCACGCAAG encodes:
- a CDS encoding CshA/CshB family fibrillar adhesin-related protein — its product is MATLFAALMAVTTLSNTANAEQSAQSSGSLDSTALTALPGGALPAVFATGGEGRFKEAIQWLQWADYSLFDANGRPTNDPVQPPADSGAVWTNPDNTTVLRSSGSKTSNTFVNYRDMGDAGQLVTTCTLSNLQQLDEKSGELVATIPGTWAGDALDDIYNIGGAGYFNGEIRYPTNYVNPNTMVTGLANGYAYKGEQGLGHDAKVSFDLSCEARLDAPDGISQEVSLAGLVFADAEASSMSYGDPLSGKPYRDEWVQAAVNGNVTWRVLDTYKSGANGADCPVTTVAAMDSPRSLRFETTGLGAVTEGRECVYNTYNGVAGRYSVPLGNGGPDAVVFMEGATRATITLQGGGYSAVALGFIIAADFGDAPESYGKASALFQPTWTGGAVSRNGQDLFALGKASMGASQTRLGANIDAEGYHQHSDDALGDDANGDPDDEDGVVLPVHGIRVRPGQSFQQSVSCTGPGKVAGWIDWNHNGIFDDGEKSNEVMCHASRVNLLWTVPNDVVRSVDGESGSQGDTYMRVRISNDSAALRPTGNTTTGEVEDYKVAVRVPTLQLIKQVDNTYTGSESTALSATDWTLTGNSGAWSVSGAGTTGDPSVVQPGVYTLSENASSPQAAGYEAGEWACTATDGTQGENYTSWIQASRPGVATLYLRSQDRVTCTIVNVARPGSLVWKKYAADGETQLGGSEWTLTGPGVPNSTTVTDCVADSADSCPSGDYVDTDPAAGAFKIANLHWGTYSIKETEAPAGYQPTSETFTFPTISGSQLEVTLVDSSSDAIANGGVVNTPLTGTVKWSKTDTHGNLLSGSEWTLTGPDVPANTTVVDCVADTAEQCPTGPYTDRDPRAGVFFLEDLAWSSDSYSLVEKTAPAGYRLDAAPHEFMIATDALDYEFSEAFTNKPGKVPGLPLTGGMSTDSFLIGGIALLLVAFGGAVLRRKRGGVAFEG
- a CDS encoding SpaH/EbpB family LPXTG-anchored major pilin gives rise to the protein MSAHTHLVGKRGSAVVGALALGMVGIVGGTSAVADELSYGNIDQNAKGSIIVHKHLNGDGTLGTPDGSGTEGDKPVEGVTFAAYPITSLDLSKASDWETLSNLTVPDNACANPTSPTLDSQTLDAAAGSATTISDGSATIGNLKVAAYLVCETDAPANIVQKAKPFVVTIPYPNTADGEEGNWLYNVNVYPKNEEISISKTVENQSDYGYGLGSVVSFPVTTTIPTLDETAYFKYFQIKDAMDERFGEVEVSSVTLGTTPLAEGTDYTVNANGNSLTVAFTKEGLIKLKNNASAELKVVFQGKITSVGDGNIKNKAQLLTDTEYSTTPPPDDPDDPEEPENPPTTPEVVTHWGDVKVRKVDADNTDKGLAGATFQVYAAEDPYASNCSSAVKTGSPLSVNGTDTFTSDSNGVVEIAGLYVSDSENDPKDATQRCYVLVETAAPAGFVVPSNNETPLTVKIGQTATGSWDATIANSKQTVPGLPLTGAQGKLLMTLGGIVLLLVAGGSVMVVRSRRQKAAEQSE
- a CDS encoding class C sortase; protein product: MRMWKPGRHRSRAAEKPTVDELTIEDPTVDEPTAPESVTGESGVAETIGEDSAAVEEADQELLGASHVSAPPTAEAEGSREHESNSVVGTRLESEPGSGRKAIPGSDAERETRATAKRGPWKFSWLSLVPALIALLGMLVLAYPTAASWIAQYNQSKVISKYSDSVNSADPSAQEQLRLAYEYNDALRAGAILEANSNVPTGSGSSENESLDYNSMLRANSTGLMARLRISAIDLDLPVYHGTSDQTLLKGVGHLEGTSLPVGGESTRSVLTGHRGLAQATMFTNLDRLKVGDTFTIEIFDEVLTYRIYDKKVVEPTETEALRVEEGRDLVTLVTCTPLGINTHRILVTGERVYPTPQEDLDAAGKTPEIPRFPWWAVALLVGFVLIGVYIWRSGYPAKPRKKKHVGDASSTEHAQQKGEKNGRLQEGDASRSDSEESGPDSKESAPDSKQSGPDRDGELAAQEAGPPGRDGQ